Within the Lacerta agilis isolate rLacAgi1 chromosome 15, rLacAgi1.pri, whole genome shotgun sequence genome, the region taaaaaaaagagagcttaACTCTCAGCTTCATTGTTTAAAATTGGCCCTCGATTAAAATTTGGCTCTCCATGCTGAGGCTCTTTTAAATCTGTTTGTTTACAAAGACCCAGGTTGAGTAGGTGGGAAGCAAGCAGGGACgtaggtaaaacaaaacaaaaaattaaaaaaaaattccttccagtagcaccttggagaccaactaagtttgttctgggtatgagctttcgtgtacatgcacacttcttcagatgacgTGGGTAAGTAATACAAGACTTAACAAGGTAATCCTATAggcatctactcagaagtaaactccatAGCATTAATGGTGCAAGATTCATTAAATTAGCCCATTAGGTCTCAGGTTGTCCCCTCCACCTTAGAAAAAGTTGCATGCTTTACAAGTTTGTCAGGCAAAGCAAAATTCTAGCAATAATCTCCAAAAGCAAAATTCCAAAGCAAAATTCTAGCAAGAATCTCTCTAGTTATCTGTATAGGAGCCAAGAGCAAATGTTTATTTCCCGTTACCGGAATACATAAGGATCCAAGAGGGTTGAAAGAATTCCAGTTGCCCAGCTCTCTGCAAGCAGATAATAAGATAatctatttttcttcctttcttctaaaGCCGTTTACAGTACTCTCTGAACTGGGCTGTGAAAGGGCAGAAGTGGGTGATTTACAAGGACAGCCGCAGAATGCTATGGCAGTGCAAAAACCCAGATGGTTCAATACTGGCAGTAGTTCAATATCTTGTTAAGCAGGGAAGGACTGTTAAGTATCATTGAAGTCTGTCAAGACGTACCGTATTGCCCATGAAAAGTAGCTAATCAAAGGCCGATTTCAATAATTGATTTGGTTTAATCAATTGGGCCACCAGGAGGCCAAAGGCTCCTGTATCTATCAACTCTCTTTAATACTTCTGTAAGACAAGCAACCAGGGATGGGGGGAGAAAATTGATTAAGGTCACTTTTTAAAGGCGAACCTTTATAAATCCGTACTTCCCAGAACACTGCAAGAACCAAAGCTGCCAtcgtttgaaatttgcacttctcccaattttgcagCACACTTTCCGAGCCATGTAACATGTACAAAATTGCATACGCTAGGGCAAAATGTTTAccccaaaaatgcatattttagtaaaataaataactaaataaatctaTAATGTTATTTCGGAGCTAGCCGCTTTGCGAGGAGATGTCTATTAGGCCGTGTTCACACCATaagtttaaagcactatgataacactttaagcagccatcgcttcccccaaagatttctgggagctgtagtttgttaaaggtgctgagagatgCCCTCTCCCAGGGCTACAAGTCCCAGAGTTTCCTTTGAAGAGGGATGgatcattaaaccactctgggaactctTTCTGTATGAACACAGAAAGATaatttatacagagtcagactgtttgttcatctagctcactgttgtctacactgactggcagcagctctccagggttgcagacagGGGACTATCCCCGCCCTTCCAGGAGACGCCATtgcggattgaacctggggtcttctgcatgcaaggcaggcgctctgccactgagccacgtCCCCTGCCTGAAGGCTGGCCATTAGCCTTTAGCTCTCTTTGCAACCGTCTCGCTTTCTGGCACCATTCTCTGTCCCACGTTCCGCAGAACAGTGATGTATTTaagttccccctctcctccctcctttgcCGCCTCTTCTAGGATGCTTTGGAGGTTTGTCTCCCTCTTCTCAGCACTCGACGAGAAGCAGCTGTGCAGATTGTACCGATATAGCAAGACCGACCAAATGGCCAAGTTCCTGGTAAGAGCGATGCTTCCTTTGACACGGCAGAGAAAGGAGTGGAGGATGGCAATAGGCAGCTGGGCAGCATCAAACCTACCTATGTTTTCCCACCctgcctcaaaataaataaataataacctcTCAATGAAAGTAAGATTTCTCCTCTTGCCAGAGCCCTGACAgatcgtagaatcgtagagttggaaagggccccgaggatcatctagcccaaagCAGAGGCATGTAGCTACCCCATATGggtatcgaacctgcaaccttggcctcgtcagtaccatgctctaaccaactgagctatgccggCTGAAGTGGTCCAGAGAGAGGCGGGGAAAAGGAAACAAGAGTCCATAtcagcaccatacatttaaagttttCATATGCCACTGTaacagccattgttgttgttgtcgttcagttgtgtccgactctttgtgaccccatggaccagagcacgccaggcacccctatcctccactgcctcctgcagtaaCAGCCGTGGCTTCCCCGAAAGAAGCCTGGGAACCAAAGTCTCACCACGGGCACTGGGAGTTGTTAAGTATTCACAGCCATCACTGGCCAAGCTTGCTAGGCTGAtagaaattgtagttcagcagcgcctggaaggccaaaggtcccCCATGCCTCCTGCAGTTGAGCCTTACATTGCAGATCCTACATTGAGTAGGGGTTGAACCAGATAATCTTCAGGGTcctacaatctctctctctctctctctctctctccacacaccacCCACTTTTATTATTATGAGCTCttctgatgattttttttttaacccagcatccaatgaaattaaaaacaaataaggaGGCAACAGGACTGTTCGGAGGCAGTCTCTCTCAAGCACCAGGTGCTGTGAGTAAGGGCTGTTGCCGTCCTACAGTGCTTGCCCCTGTTGGAAGCAGAATACTGGGCCCAGATGGGCCTTTAGGTTGACCTAGCAAGGCAACGTGTTCAATAACAGCTCTCTCAGAGGTGTGGGGGCTATCGGATAGCACCAGAGAGATCCTTGGCAAATGCCCCAGCGTTGCCGGTATATTAACTCGATCTTTTTATGAGTTTTTATTAAGGCTGGGAGATGAGCGGGGCAGACTGAGTCATCACTGCTTCGTTGAAATCCCTGCTATGATGATCGATGATGTTCTGTCTTGCTCAGGGCTTGCTAATGTGCGATTTCCCAGCCCCATGAAAATGGATAGTTAGCAGAGGAGGGTTTTTTCCTGAAAAAGACGTCGCAAGGATGTAAAACAAGCAGAAAGGCTGCATTTAAATAACTTTAATGGTGCTCAAAGcatatttttttccccctagTGCCAGCTGTTGGGGCAGTGAGTATGGCAGCCTTTGGGTCAAGTCATGAATGTTgcagagtcagactattggtccatctagctcagtaatgtctgcactgactggcaacagctctccagggttaccAGGCAAGagcttcccagccctgcctggagatgccggggtccttctgcatgcaaagcagatgctctgtccacTGAGCTACGACCTTTCTCCTATTCCTGTTGCTAACCTAGTTAGGGCTGAACTGTCAACAGTTGTAAAGTTTAGCTGAACATTTTTGGGGTGGGTAAAAAGTGCAAAACCACATCCTCAtgaatctttggggggggggtgatttgaGGTGGGGGTGAGGCATTCACCCGGAGCTTTGCACAGCTGCAAACATCCACCCGACAAAGGGTGCCACCTCGGAGGCTTTGCATTTAAATTGCAGCTTTTCCATGATTCGTTGAGAAAACCATAGCGGCACCCAGTGGTTGTGCCACTTTAGAAAGAAGTTGGCCATGCTTGAACACTTCCAGCTTCGTCCTGTATGCTACTATTTCTGCGCCGTTGTTTAACAATGGAGATGTATATCTGGGTGCTATACAACGGGAGCAGAAGGGGAGCGATAGATCGTGTGAGAGCTCTTTTTGAGCGTTGAAAGACGACACTTGTCCTCCGTTCCAGCACTGCGTTTTTGAAGTGCCGCAAGCCACCGAACAGGACATTCTCAAGTGTGTGGTTTGATGCTTACACAGCTTAATTTAGGCCAGGAATCCTCATGCAATAGAGTCAGAGGCGACCAGTCCTGCGTTGGTTTTGTGCATGTCTTTGTATTTCATTCCAGAAAGCTTATTGCCAGTTGGAAAGCCCCGACATGGTTGTTCTGCCCGAGTGTGGCAAGCTGATGAAGCTGCGTGATACCTGGGGCCTCCACGGCGGTGCAAAGACGCAGGGGAAACTAAAACAGGTGTGCTCACTGTCGCGAGACTCTGACCTGCCTCTGGGAAGTACGTCAAAGAAGAGGTGAGCGGGGAGCATCAACTGTGCTCAGGTTGGTAGGGGTGCGCGCGCGGGGGAGGTCTAATGGAATCCATAATTCTCACCACTGACCAggaatggatggatctgtcaatttcagttgcgtttctcattttcagttctctacattcctGCAGCGATTTGAGAATTGAAATGAATAATCCTGATGTTTAtctgcatttcagtgcaaatttctcctgacagaGCCAGGGAAGGATtgcagaagggctgtagctcagggctAGAGCAAAGGCTTTTGCGGTCAACTGGCCCCAGGGTCGATTCCTGGTGTCTCCAGAAGGACTGAGAATGTCCTTCtatccaaaaccctggagagcccctgccagtcagtgttgacaatattgagcCTCATGGAGCAATGGTTTCAGTATTAGGTAGCTTCTTACATTCCTTTACTGGGCACTTACAAGAAGGATGgggatctgtggccttccagatgttgttggactcccgaTTCCAGCAGGGCCAACGATTGGGGATGTTGTGCATCCTTGCTGgatagttcaacaacatccatCGGAAAATGGGTTCCCCACTCCTCTCTTAGGGAGTTTTTCCACCCTGTCTCTTCAGGCTACACAAGAGGCCCTCAAAGgcgagaaggaaggaaggtgtcGATATCAGTCACCCCACGTACATGGCCACCATCTCACCTACCTCCAGCAGCAATGAAGCTGCGAAGCTTTCTCCAACGGCTGAAGAAACTCCTTTAAAGACTGACCATTAGCATGTGTGGCATTTGCCAAGGAGACAACACACACAATGTACCTAATTTGTAGAAAGAGCTTGGCTTGACTTTTGACAAACTGCAAGGCGCCTTTTGAGTTAGGCCTCTGCAGAGACTCGATGTCAACACCTTATATAAAGACCCGCTTCCTGAGAACATCTTTCCTGGAGTTTATGATTCAATCTGCTTCCCAGCAGTGCTTTAGGAGCAACATGAGGGTCAaagaccagtgggcagggaggtCTGTGAAACGGAGAGGTGGAATGGCACTGCTGAGTGGGGCtgttgagagctggagtccaaaacaggGCCATTCAAACTGGGAtcggtgggagttgtggtccagaacaCCTGGGGTTGGGGCACGCTGAGTAAGGCAGGGCTCTCTTGCTTTGGTGATGGCTTTGTGAGGTTTTAAAGAAAGTGAGGATTTGAAGAAAAACCATTCAAATCAGCCCTCTTGCAGGAAGAGTGCAGAAGGGAAACCCCTTCCCAGTTTGTGGTAGCAAATTAGCACCTAATATTTATCTCCATATAATGTTTTAAATCCTCTAAGGTGGGATGGAAAACCCCAGACCTGAGGGCAGAATGCAGCTCTCTGAGCCCTTCCATagggcccttgagactctccccaggtgaaaaaaagaaagaaaaagaaag harbors:
- the C15H17orf64 gene encoding uncharacterized protein C17orf64 homolog, translated to MGEGTAGSMAGLEEWRNKVCQCKEFLRPFKKCLRKLNLPKDFPKEKRLSCTRKNLTILGDHINMFLQHYCKTWELKHWKKMLWRFVSLFSALDEKQLCRLYRYSKTDQMAKFLKAYCQLESPDMVVLPECGKLMKLRDTWGLHGGAKTQGKLKQVCSLSRDSDLPLGSTSKKRLHKRPSKARRKEGVDISHPTYMATISPTSSSNEAAKLSPTAEETPLKTDH